The nucleotide window GATCGAGTACGCCTCGGTGGTGATCGTGTAGCAGAGGCCGCGGGCGAAGAACATCCCGATCAGCGTCGCGATGAACGGCTGGATCTCGAAGAAGTGGATCAGCGCGCCCATCCCGGCCCCGAGCAGCGCCCCGATCAGCAGCACCACCACGATCGCCGCCCACGCCGGCCAGCCGTGCTTCTGCAGCAGGTCGCCGGAGACCACGGTGGACAGCGCGACCACCGACCCGACGGACAGGTCGATGCCGCCGGTGAGGATCACGAACGTCATGCCGACGGCGACCACGAGCAGGAACGCGTTGTTGATGAACAGGTCGAGGATGACCTGGCCGGAACCGAAGGCCTCGTACTGGACCGCGCCGAAGACGTACGCGGCGATCAGCAGCGCCAGCGTCGCGAGGATCGGCACGTGCCGCTGCTGCGGCCGGTAGCCCTTGACACGGGCGAGGGTGGTCATGCGGTGACCTCCACCTTCTCCGGAGCGGGTGTGGGCGCCGGGGTGACCGGGCGGGCTCCGCGCCGCCGGAACTTGCGGCGGAACGCGGGCGAGAGCAGCAGGCACACCACCAGCACGACGATGGCCTTGAAGAGCATGATCGACTCCGGCGGGATGCCGAGGGCGTTGACGGTGGTGGTGAGCGTCTGGATGAGCAGCGCGCCGATCACCGAGCCGCCGAGGGAGAACCGGCCGCCGGTCAGCTGGGTGCCGCCGACGACGACCGCGAGGATCGCGTCGAGCTCGATGAACAGGCCGGCGTGGTTGGCGTCGGCGCTGTGCACGTTCGCGCTGATCATCAGCCCGGCGATGCCGGCGCACAGCGCGCAGAAGACGTAGACGAGCCAGGTCAGCCGCGCCGAGCGGAGCCCGGCCAGCCTGCTGGCTTCGGGGTTGCCGCCGACGGCCTCGACGAGCAGGCCGAGCGCGGAGCGGCGGACGAGCACCGAGGCGATCACGAACACGGCCAGCGCGATGAGGATGGCGCTGGGCAGGGTGAACAGGTACCCGCTGCCGATCCACTCGAACGAGTGGGAGTTGACGGTGATGATCTGCCCGTCGCTGATCAGCTGCGCGATGCCGCGGCCGGCGACCATGAGGATCAGGGTCGCGATGATCGGCTGGATGCCCAGTGCCGCGACCAGCCAGCCGTTCCACACGCCGAGCACGAGCGAGAGGCCGAGCGCCAGGCCGAAGGCGACCAGCGTGGTGCCGACGCCGTCGGGGTTGTCGCTGATCCACAGGCAGGCGAGCGCGCCGCTGATCGCGACCACGGCGCCGACCGAGAGGTCGATGCCGCGGGTGGCGATCACCAGCGTCATGCCGATCGCGATGAGGATCAGCGGGGCGCCGTTCTTCAGGATGTCGATGACGTTCCCGTAGAGGTGCCCGTCGCGGAGCTCGATCTTGAAGAACGACGGGCTCGCGATCAGGTCGCCCAGCAGCAGCACCAGCAGCGCCACGACGGGCCAGAAGAGCCGCTGTTTGGTCATGCTTTTCAAGGCGGTAGTCACGCCTGCACCCCCTCGGCCATCGTGGCCATGACGTCGTCCGCGGTGAGCGCCTGGTTGTTGTCCCGCACCGCCACGACCTTGCGGTCGCGCAGCACGACGACGCGGTGGCTCAGCCGCAGGACCTCTTCCAGTTCGGCGGAGATGTACACGACGGCCATTCCTTCGCCCGAGAGCTGGGTGACCAGCTTCTGGATCTCCGTCTTGGCGCCGATGTCGATGCCGCGCGTGGGCTCGTCGAGGATCAGCAGCCGCGGTTCGGTGATGAGCCAGCGGGCCAGCAGGACCTTCTGCTGGTTGCCGCCGGAGAGGTTGCCCACCAGCGCTTCGGGGTTGGCGGGCCGGATGTCGAGCGCCTTGACGTACTTCTCGGCGATTTCGTCCTGGCGGCGGCGCGACAGCGGCCGCGCCCAGCCCCGGGAGGCCTGCAGCGCGAGCACGATGTTCTCGCGGACGGTCAGTTCCTCGACCAGGCCTTCGGCCTTGCGGTTCTCCGAGAGGAACGCGATCTTGTGGTCCAGACCGGCCCGAGGGGTGCGCAGCGACGTCGTGTCGCCGTCGACCTGCACGGTGCCGCTGTCGGCGTGGTCGGCGCCGAAGAGCAGCCGGGCGAGCTCGGTGCGGCCGGAGCCGAGGAGGCCGGCGAGCCCGACGACCTCGCCGGCGTGGACGGTGAGGTCGAAGGGCGCGACGCCGCCCTTGCGGCCGAGGCCTTCGGCGGCCAGCAGCACCGGCGCGCCGGCGACCTCGGCCCGGGTGGGGCCGGAGTCCTCCAGGTCCTCGAGGACCTGGAGCTCCTTGCCGATCATCTTGGTGACGAGCTCGACCGGCGTGATGTCCGCGGTGCGGTACTCGCCGATCAGTTTTCCGTTGCGCAGCACGGTCATCCGGTCGGCGATGGCGAAGACCTGGTCGATGAAGTGGGACACGAACAGGATCGCCATACCGCTTTCGCGCAGGGACCGGACGACCTTCAGCAGCTGCTCGACCTCGCCGGCGTCCAAACTGGACGTCGGTTCGTCGAGGACGAGCACCCGCGCGTCGACGTCGAGCGCGCGGGCGATCGCGACCAGCTGCTGCACCGCGATGGAGCAGGTGGAGAGCTCGGCCGAGACGTCGACGTGGACGTCCAGCCGGGCCAGGAGTTCCTCGGCGCGCTTCCGCATCGGGCCCCACTGGATGCGGCCGAAGCGGCGGGGTTCGCGGCCGAGGCAGACGTTCTCCGCCACGGACAGGTTCGGGCAGAGGTTGACTTCCTGGTAGACCGTGCTGATG belongs to Amycolatopsis tolypomycina and includes:
- a CDS encoding sugar ABC transporter ATP-binding protein, which gives rise to MVRMSGIRKEFPGVLALDGVAFRMYPGEVHALMGENGAGKSTLIKVLTGVYGVDAGTIELGGGEVAFSGPGEAQQAGISTVYQEVNLCPNLSVAENVCLGREPRRFGRIQWGPMRKRAEELLARLDVHVDVSAELSTCSIAVQQLVAIARALDVDARVLVLDEPTSSLDAGEVEQLLKVVRSLRESGMAILFVSHFIDQVFAIADRMTVLRNGKLIGEYRTADITPVELVTKMIGKELQVLEDLEDSGPTRAEVAGAPVLLAAEGLGRKGGVAPFDLTVHAGEVVGLAGLLGSGRTELARLLFGADHADSGTVQVDGDTTSLRTPRAGLDHKIAFLSENRKAEGLVEELTVRENIVLALQASRGWARPLSRRRQDEIAEKYVKALDIRPANPEALVGNLSGGNQQKVLLARWLITEPRLLILDEPTRGIDIGAKTEIQKLVTQLSGEGMAVVYISAELEEVLRLSHRVVVLRDRKVVAVRDNNQALTADDVMATMAEGVQA
- a CDS encoding ABC transporter permease, producing MTKQRLFWPVVALLVLLLGDLIASPSFFKIELRDGHLYGNVIDILKNGAPLILIAIGMTLVIATRGIDLSVGAVVAISGALACLWISDNPDGVGTTLVAFGLALGLSLVLGVWNGWLVAALGIQPIIATLILMVAGRGIAQLISDGQIITVNSHSFEWIGSGYLFTLPSAILIALAVFVIASVLVRRSALGLLVEAVGGNPEASRLAGLRSARLTWLVYVFCALCAGIAGLMISANVHSADANHAGLFIELDAILAVVVGGTQLTGGRFSLGGSVIGALLIQTLTTTVNALGIPPESIMLFKAIVVLVVCLLLSPAFRRKFRRRGARPVTPAPTPAPEKVEVTA